A genomic window from Antedon mediterranea chromosome 4, ecAntMedi1.1, whole genome shotgun sequence includes:
- the LOC140046441 gene encoding NACHT, LRR and PYD domains-containing protein 3-like: MLFLYLRKKTFFLDTPSKMTRFTDCLGKSAQDRDGGESRVSKQCQLSRNPEDKIRHYLLTNQQRLYRNCNRFTPQIMNSAFEVDIADMFTELVLLQSNTKKAGDKHQSKPITLKDLSQIFESTPGGRVLMSGEGGIGKTTLLRYVSYNWATKTSFDIFKGKILFLINIRDLDKDQTILDLILKEFELDDFSLETDLAEDPRLIKKFIMDHPDEIVLLLDGLDELRFQNKSPLRLFKKQRLERSSVVVTSRSINIDEYIKNSNLHVQIKGFDKKNVTKYITRYFEQVEKPELGDSLVEQLKVTAVAYQMCKNPMLLLSICFMWEEEQHLATDKADLFKAFFLCILNQFNRKDNSYKIPAFENIPEEYLTSMLLLGKCMYHGLKNNQLSFIKTDLHTIAIRDKVDDTLALKLGFVYEDKTHSKKSKLAKTFTAPHKLIVESLVGFYLYKLCEISRSATENKNNKLLLSMLEDGEWENIRENDFIMAREFAIGFLGAGAAKLLKHWITNRFSTYRSLILLLKQVVNEKHLKDVENDLMDYVTKTKLDIQFTSVCNSLRMFLTYHTPNVSVDTNNVFYLMRKVHDILEPTINQNFCDNISSQEKRQVLFHSLIAVSKPGCLLQSIHEDCMNYIVEECEKHNIKYDIYDHTIYQMPKTTAEYLLHILTNSPKLQNVIANPNTITGTVLNDMVSQCCSKSAQSSEVIHTILPRFSQLTSLNMNNNDLSHIDGASLGYLLCMSPVLRNIHIYKCNLSGNVMNDMFIECSSRGVTLGLEKLDISNNDLSEMNGSSLAYFINTRHIFRLDMNNCKLSSKVMNDMLKCSSGITTRGLMFLNISYNNLRQIDGILFRNFIRFSHKLAYLRMGDCCLTSWVIDSMFWGHIGFVLHLYELDISGNDLYSIDSATLKSLMNSLTNLKMQRCHLPNRMFINFKNGNHNWFSFRNLSALDISGNYFWPPIDNAKLISFISVFPSLRIFNADNVWSNNVFRSECSRRHISLGPFGGIPF; this comes from the exons ATGCTATTTTTGTACTTGAGAAAGAAAACCTTCTTTCTAGATACGCCTTCAAAAATGACTAGATTTACAGATTGTCTTGGAAAATCTGCACAGGATAGAGATGGtg gaGAATCTAGAGTATCAAAACAATGTCAACTATCAAGAAATCCAGAAG ataaaataAGACACTATCTGCTAACCAATCAACAAAGGTTGTACCGCAATTGTAATCGTTTTACACCACAAATCATGAATTCTGCATTTGAAGTAGATATAGCTGATATGTTCACCGAGCTGGTTCTACTACAATCAAACACAAAGAAGGCTGGTGATAAGCATCAATCCAAACCCATAACATTGAAAGATCTTTCACAAATATTTGAATCTACACCTGGAGGTAGAGTTCTTATGAGTGGTGAAGGCGGTATTGGTAAGACTACCTTACTGAGGTATGTTTCATATAACTGGGCTACTAAAACTtcatttgatatttttaaaggTAAAATACTTTTTCTAATCAACATTAGAGATTTAGACAAAGACCAAACTATTTTAGATTTAATTCTAAAGGAATTTGAACTCGACGACTTTAGCTTAGAAACAGATCTAGCAGAAGATCCAAGATTGATCAAGAAATTTATAATGGATCATCCTGATGAAATTGTATTGCTTTTAGATGGTTTAGATGAATTAAGATTTCAAAACAAAAGTCCACTACGTCTTTTCAAAAAGCAAAGATTAGAGAGAAGTTCAGTAGTAGTTACTTCTCGTTCAATAAATATAGATGAATACATTAAGAACAGCAATCTGCATGTGCAAATTAAAGGGTTCGAtaagaaaaatgtaacaaaatatattacaagATATTTTGAACAGGTTGAAAAACCTGAATTGGGAGATTCCCTTGTTGAACAATTGAAAGTTACCGCTGTGGCTTATCAAATGTGTAAAAATCCAATGTTGCTTCTCTCAATTTGTTTCATGTGGGAAGAAGAACAACATCTTGCAACTGACAAAGCAGATTTATTTAAAGCTTTTTTCCTATGTATCTTGAATCAGTTTAACAGAAAAGATAATAGTTATAAAATCCCAGCATTTGAAAATATACCAGAGGAATATTTAACTTCAATGCTTCTGTTAGGAAAGTGTATGTATCACggattaaaaaataatcaactttcatttattaaaactgATTTACATACTATAGCTATAAGAGATAAAGTAGACGATACACTTGCTTTAAAGCTGGGGTTTGTATATGAAGACAAAACACATTCAAAAAAGTCTAAATTGGCAAAGACATTTACAGCTCCTCATAAGTTAATAGTAGAATCTTTGGTTGGGTTTTACTTATACAAATTGTGTGAAATATCTCGTTCGGCAACTGAGAATAAGAACAATAAATTGCTACTTTCAATGTTAGAGGATGGAGAATGGGAGAATATAAGAGAAAATGATTTCATAATGGCACGTGAATTTGCTATTGGATTTCTTGGTGCTGGTGCTGCCAAGTTGTTAAAGCATTGGATCACAAATAGATTTTCAACATATCGTTCTTTGATTTTACTTTTGAAACAAGTGGTTAATGAAAAGCATTTGAAGGATGTAGAAAATGATCTGATGGAttatgtaacaaaaacaaaGTTAGACATACAATTTACTTCTGTGTGTAACTCATTACGAATGTTTCTCACTTATCACACCCCAAATGTAAGTGTAGATACcaacaatgtattttatcttATGAGAAAAGTTCATGATATCCTTGAACCCACAATTAATCAAAACTTTTGCGATAATATATCTTCTCAGGAAAAGAGACAAGTACTTTTCCACAGTTTAATTGCTGTGTCAAAGCCTGGATGCCTTTTGCAAAGTATTCATGAAGATTGTATGAATTATATTGTAGAGGAATgtgaaaaacacaatataaaatatgacataTACGATCACACAATTTATCAAATGCCTAAAACAACTGCTGAATATTTACTTCATATTTTAACAAACTCACCAAAACTGCAAAATGTCATTGCAAATCCTAATACTATTACAGGTACTGTTTTAAATGATATGGTATCACAATGTTGTAGTAAATCAGCACAATCCAGTGAAGTAATACATACTATCCTACCAAGATTTTCACAATTAACTAGCctgaatatgaataataatgatcTCAGTCATATTGATGGCGCTTCACTGGGATATTTATTGTGTATGAGTCCTGTACTGAGAAATATTCATATATATAAATGCAATTTATCAGGTAATGTGATGAATGATATGTTCATAGAGTGTTCTAGTAGAGGAGTTACCTTGGGATTAGAAAAATTGGATATAAGTAATAATGATCTTAGTGAAATGAATGGTTCTTCATTGGCATATTTTATCAACACTAGGCATATATTTCGCCTTGATATGAATAATTGCAAATTATCGAGTAAAGTAATGAATGACATGCTTAAGTGCTCTAGTGGTATAACTACTCGCGGATTAATGTTCCtaaatataagttataataatctCCGTCAAATAGATggtattttatttagaaattttATAAGATTTAGTCATAAACTAGCATACCTTAGAATGGGTGATTGCTGTTTAACAAGCTGGGTGATAGATTCAATGTTCTGGGGTCACATAGGCTTCGTTCTACATCTATATGAACTTGATATAAGTGGTAATGACCTCTACAGCATCGATTCAGCTACATTGAAATCTTTAATGAATTCTTTAACTAACCTTAAGATGCAACGTTGCCATTTACCAAATCGAatgtttataaattttaaaaacggtAATCACAATTGGTTTAGCTTTCGCAATTTATCTGCACTGGATATAAGTGGCAATTACTTCTGGCCACCAATTGATAATGCTAAATTGATATCTTTCATCAGTGTGTTTCCTTCTCTGAGAATCTTTAATGCAGATAACGTATGgtcaaataatgttttcagATCAGAGTGTTCGCGTAGACATATTAGCCTTGGCCCTTTTGGTGGTATACCATTTTAA